From Vanrija pseudolonga chromosome 1, complete sequence, a single genomic window includes:
- the naa40 gene encoding N-alpha-acetyltransferase 40 translates to MATPRVRSACSASPTTLAPHLPRPLPSAQLALYTAAQLSPSARDTLYALLDANMAPLAAGTSMEHEPLSKRAEMFDKDARYLVLTRTPSPPMPGALPPTPGRRARVELLADELLGFASFRFDTEETCGAEDAEVIYCYEVQLAPDARGLGLGAALMAELEGIGARRGMAKAMLTCLASNTTALHFYTKAGYTADEIDPTRMADDEEGWEDVGEDGEVRRPDYRILSKEL, encoded by the exons ATGGCCACTCCACGAGTCCGCTCcgcgtgcagc GCATCACCAACAACCCTCGCGCCGCACCTGCCCCGCCCGCTCCCGAGCGCCCAACTAGCGCTGTACACTGCCGCGCAGCTGTCCCCAAGCGCACGCGACACGCTGTACGCGCTGCTGGACGCCAACATGGCCCCcctggcggcgggcacgtcgATGGAGCACGAGCCGCTGTCGAAGCGCGCAGAGATGTTCGACAAGGACGCGCGATACCTCGTCCTCACGCgcaccccgtcgccgccgatgCCGGGCGCGCTCCCGCCCACGCCGGGGCGCcgggcgcgcgtcgagctgctggccgacgagctgctcggcttTGCGAGCTTCCGCTTCGACACCGAGGAGACGTGCGGCGCAGAGGACGCAGAGGTCATCTACTG CTACGAGGTCCagctcgcgcccgacgcacgcggcctcggcctcggcgcagcgctcatggccgagcttgagggcatcggcgcacggcgcggcaTGGCAAAGGCCATGCTGACGTGTTTGGCGT CCAACACCACCGCGCTCCACTTCTACACCAAGGCAGGGTacaccgccgacgagatcgacCCGACCCGCATGgcggatgacgaggagggctgggaggacgtcggcgaggacggcgaggtgcgcaGGCCAGATTACCGCATTCTGAGCAAGGAGCTGTGA
- the Chmp6 gene encoding Charged multivesicular body protein 6 — MGLWQNALVNMGLAQQGPKITAQDRAVLDLKLQRDRLKQYQKRIQVVLDREHEIAKDALAKGDKRRALTALRQRKYQEQLLTRTDGQLQTLQDLVSSIEFTQIQAAVVHGLEQGSAVLKQLQKEVSLERVEKLMDQSREGIEYQREIDEALASQMSPEEEEAVQRELEELQREALPKIPDVPDTQPISLPDAPVDEPAEAEPAAATKAQATHPALPVAADILSTLRHLTAPGKGNDLRAEERTALVGVAALLGCERVQSHDLLETAVQRASSVSPARFKSALATSRRLLAAAEESAPSPSRRRPATQAAPAPTAVPALSPFATPKKKFKYASGVDLSGLVSSPHKHSPATGSPLRSSASASASAVATPSKRAREVDDGDEVETTPTKPRATPRAASARKTHNDDDVAAFFALRPGAGTSPDKGKGKAEAEDTADANLDFLHRLPSPPAVSRRRTKRPRRDWTYAEAVWALPDTTELLDGLAANASALRDELADDADTEPKGTTLAALVLATWS; from the exons ATGGGCCTATGGCAGAATGCTCTAGTCAATATGGGCTTGGCCCAGCAAGGGCCAAAGATTACAGCGCAGGACCGGGCCGTGTTGGA CCTCAAACTCCAGCGCGATAGGCTCAAGCAGTACCAGAAGCGG ATCCAAGTCGTGCTGGATCGCGAGCACGAGATTGCCAAGGACGCACTTGCCAAGGGCGACAAG CGGAGAGCCCTCACCGCACTCAGGCAACGAAAGTACCAGGAGCAGCTGTTGACGAGGACCGACGGACAGCTGCAGACGCTTCAGGATCTG GTCAGCTCCATCGAGTTCACGCAGATCCAGGCTGCCGTCGTGCACGGCCTGGAGCAAGGATCTGCCGTCCTCAAGCAGCTCCAGAAGGAGGTGTctctcgagcgcgtcgagaagCTCATGGACCAAAGCCGCGAGGGCATCGAGTACCAGCGCGAGAttgacgaggcgctcgcgagcCAGATGAGcccggaggaggaggaggcggtgcAGCGTGAGCTGGAGGAGTTGCAACGGGAGGCTTTG cccAAGATCCCAGACGTGCCCGACACGCAGCCCATCAGCCTCCCAGACGCGCCGGTggacgagccggccgaggcggagccAGCCGCGGCGACAAAGGCGCAGG CGACGCACCCCGCCCTCCCCGTCGCGGCGGACATCCTGTCCACGCTGCGGCATCTCACCGCCCCAGGCAAGGGCAACGACCTGCGCGCGGAGGAGCGGACGgcgctggtcggcgtcgcggcgctgttggggtgtgagcg AGTCCAATCGCACGACCTGCTCGAAACCGCCGTCcagcgcgcctcgagcgtctcgcccgcgcgcTTCAAGTCCGCGctggcgacgtcgcgccgcctcctcgcggcggcggaggagtCGGCGCCGTCCCCTTCCCGCCGCAGGCCAGCAACGcaggccgcgccggcgccgacggccgtgcCGGCCCTCTCGCCATTCGCGACGCCCAAGAAGAAGTTCAAGTACGCCTCTGGCGTCGACCTGTCCGGGCTCGTCAGCAGCCCGCACAAGCATTCCCCCGCCACGGGGAGCCCGCTGAGGTCGAGCGCTAGTGCCAGTGCGAGCGCtgtcgcgacgccgtcgaagcgcgcgcgcgaggtcgacgacggcgacgaggttgagacgacgccgaccaagccgcgcgccacgccgcgcgccgcgtcggcccgCAAGACGCataacgacgacgacgtcgccgcgttCTTCGCGCTCCGGCCCGGCGCTGGCACGAGCCcggacaagggcaagggcaaggctgaggccgaggacaccgccgacgccaacctCGACTTTCTGCACCGCCTGCCCTCCCCGCCAGCGGTGTCTCGGCGGCGCACGAAGCGCCCGCGCAGGGACTGGACGTACGCCGAGGCAGTGTGGGCCTTGCCTGATACCACTGAGCTGCTAGACGGGCTGGCCGCGAACGCTTCGGCATTGCGTGACGAGCTggcggacgacgccgacacggagCCGAAGGGCACaaccctcgccgcgctcgtcctcgctaCCTGGTCATGA
- the IMH1 gene encoding Golgin IMH1 has product MFSGSLSDRLKAAVNQIEQTGKAAVNQFEQTGSQLQQRAISATQTAAAAGAQVAASSSRPASPASPTRPKVTPAVAASDSPLSPGPSTSPTKSSTSHLAESAMGNLRRSLQLQRESLDLSRPGSAELKEVKETKEVKETKEVKEADAPTIAVAGSSRPETPKGLAAPFALGSLASSAQPSGKATPGDVSDTDEGKGADGKAADPLSVPLPASPAATPAKEQADPLRSAGAAEVKDNAAEPEAAVSPKAAEPDAAAASPKANGDTTPDADASAEQRFEASERRFKDLSNRYTELLAQNHAANKIVKDLTPLSGISDIDAFEGWLRMATTKLGLFEDQLKGLQGKLELQASRMEELRDTHRLEGGSQHELISKLRKQVSDAEAKLSAKANDMVETSQLRADLAKAETRAKEEEEKRTKAISLLKTVRQKHVKVEKEKEVMAQDLAEERAERTKAGEEVEKIKAERIVQVDQLRKGFERETASIKERSDKELAARKAAWELEMITTKAAHAKELSHKATRITSLEHQVKDLTETKVKQFETIQSRQSEAESARGDLEGLQTRTKELEFQLREATERIALLEDAPSARSPEVDAAAAPARPSGTSAAEVQRLLAEADAKSEAKLSDLRFKVRALERERNELEEDWASKLAQRVRELETLRRTLSDKEEEAATAAAARAERDARIDAADAARRELEREMVQLRAAVEEAHADVAVAAEAERAARDELAAAGDATSSVQAQLDEAKALADKLRANNKTLRDEMRKVQSSVQLLERQRNPGVGYWASGGAAAEPAVSMTPAPAPAPTPPAPSAASDASGTQTPSSPAPSRDEEEVNLEYLRNVILQFLEHKEMRPNLVRVLSVILRFTPQELRRLNAKLNT; this is encoded by the exons ATGTTCAGCGGCAGCCTGTCGGACAGGCTCAAGGCCGCGGTCAACCAGATCGAGCAGACGGGTAAGGCCGCGGTCAACCAGTTCGAGCAGACCGGCagccagctgcagcagcgcgcaATCAGCGCGACGCAGACTGCGGCTGCCGCAGGAGCCCAGGTGGCAGCCTCGTCATCCCGACCAgcgtcgcccgcgtcgccgacaagaCCAAAAGTCACGCCCGCGGTCGCAGCGTCCGACTCGCCCCTCTCCCCCGGACCGTCGACATCGCCGACAAAGAGCAGCACGAgccacctcgccgagtcggcgatGGGGAACCTCAGACGCTCGTTACAGCTCCAGCGCGAGTCGTTGGATCTCTCACGGCCTGGCTCCGCAgagctcaaggaggtcaaggagaccaaggaggtcaaggagaccaaggaggtcaaggaggccgacgcgcccaCAATCGCTGTTGCAGGTTCTTCACGCCCCGAGACGCCCAagggcctcgcggcgccgttCGCACTCGGTTCcctcgcgtcctcggcccagCCAAGCGGCAAGGCCACCCCCGGCGACGTGTCGGACAcggacgagggcaagggggCCGATGGCAAGGCGGCGGATCCGCTCTCCGTGCCCCTGCCGGCCTctcccgccgccacgccggcgaAGGAGCAGGCTGACCCGCTGAGGAGTGCCGGTGCCGCAGAGGTCAAGGACAATGCAGCTGAACCAGAAGCTGCGGTCTCGCCCAAGGCCGCTGAgccagacgccgccgcagcctcgCCCAAGGCCAATGGCGATACTACccccgatgccgacgccagcgccgagcagcggTTTGAAGCTTCAGAGAGACGGTTCAAAG ACCTCTCAAATCGCTAcaccgagctcctcgctCAGAACCACGCAGCCAACAAGATTGTCAAGGATCTTACGCCCCTCTCTGGCATTTCAGATATTGATGCGTTTGAGGGGTGGCTGCGCATGGCGACGACCAAGCTCGGCTTGTTCGAGGATCAGCTCAAGGGCTTGCAGGGCAAGCTGGAGT TGCAAGCATCGCGAATGGAGGAGCTCCGCGATACACATCGCCTTGAGGGCGGATCGCAGCACGAGTTGATATCCAAGCTCCGGAAGCAGGTGtctgacgccgaggccaaactgtcggccaaggccaacgacATGGTCGAGACGAGCCAGCTGCGagccgacctcgccaaggccgagacgcgcgccaaggaggaggaggagaagcgcacAAAGGCGATTTCGCTCCTCAAGACGGTGCGCCAGAAGCACGTCAAGgtggagaaggagaaggaggtgaTGGCCCaggacctcgccgaggagcgcgcggagcggacaaaggccggcgaggaggtcgagaagATCAAGGCGGAGCGCATTGTCCAGGTCGACCAGCTGCGCAAGGGCTTTGAGCGCGAGACTGCGAGCATCAAGGAACGCAGCGACAAGGAGCTGGCCGCGAGGAAGGCCGCGTGGGAGCTCGAGATGATCACGACGAAG GCAGCACACGCCAAGGAGCTCTCGCACAAGGCCACGAGGATCACATCACTCGAGCACCAGGTCAAGGACCTGACCGAGACCAAGGTCAAACAGTTTGAGACGATCCAGAGCCGGCAATCtgaggccgagtcggcgcgcggcgacctgGAGGGCCTGCAGACGCGgaccaaggagctcgagttCCAACTGCGAGAAGCGACCGAGCGCATCGCGCTGCTTGAAGACGCACCGAGTGCGCGGTCTCCAGAAGTGGATGCGGCGGCAGCCCCCGCCCGGCCGTCGGGCACGTCGGCCGCTGAGGTACAGcggctgctcgccgaggcggacgccaaatccgaggccaagctctcCGACCTGCGCTTCAAGGTGCGCGCTttggagcgcgagcgcaacgAGCTAGAAGAAGACTGGGCGTccaagctcgcgcagcgggtgcgcgagctcgagacaCTGCGGCGTACGCTGAGCGACAAGGAGGAAGAGGCAGCTACTGCTGCCGCGGCGAGAGCGGAGCGGGACGCGCGcatcgacgcggccgacgccgcgcgccgcgagctcgagcgcgagatggtccagctccgcgccgccgtggaggaggcacacgccgacgtcgctgtcgccgcagaggcggagcgcgccgcgcgcgacgagctcgcagccgcaggcgacgccacgagcagcgtgcaggcgcagctcgacgaggccaaggcgctcgccgacaagctgCGCGCCAACAACAagacgctgcgcgacgagatgAGAAAGGTCCAGAGCAGCgtccagctgctcgagcgccagcgtAACCCTGGCGTGGGGTACTGGGCGAGCGGGGGCGCGGctgccgagccggccgtGTCCATGACGcccgcaccggcgccggcaccgacgccgcccgcgccctcTGCAGCGTCCGACGCGTCGGGCACACAgaccccctcgtcgcccgccccgtCGCGCGACGAAGAGGAAGTCAACCTCGAGTACCTCCGCAACGTCATCCTCCAGTTCCTCGAGCACAAGGAGATGCGGCCAAACCTCGTGCGCGTGCTGAGCGTCATTCTGCGCTTCACGCCCCAGGAGCTGCGGCGACTCAACGCCAAGTTGAATACTTAG